The sequence ATTTTTTCTACATCGTTCTCTGATACAGTAGTCGTTGTTTGTGGTATTAGTGTGACCTCTGAGTCGGCAATCTCGTAACCTGCTGATTTCAAGTGGTCAACAACTGCTGCTAATTCTTCAGGAGCAGTGAATATTTCATACGCACCGTCTTGAGACTGAATATCTTCGGCACCTGCTTCTAGTGCTTCCAAAGTTAATTCATCTTCATCTATAGTATGATTTTCATCGGTTATTACAATATAGCCGCGCCGATCAAACATAAAGGAGACACTACCATTTTCTCCTAAGTTCCCATTGTTTTTCTTAAATGCATGCCGAATATCCGCTGCAGTTCTATTTTTATTATCTGTTAATACGTGAACGATAACAGCTACACCACCAGGACCGTATCCTTCATAGGTAAGCTCTTCATAGCTAACGCCATCTAGTGTCCCTGTTGCCTTCTTAATTGCTCTATCTATATTATCATTTGGCATATTATCTGCCTTTGCTTTTTCAACAGCTAAACGAAGGCTCGGATTTGTTGTCATATCACCGCCTCCTTGCTTAGCAGCAGTGTAAATGTCTTTTGCATGGCGCATAAAGATTTTTCCTTTTTTTGCGTCTTGTGCATTTTTCCTTCTTTGAATATTTTTCCATTTAGAATGACCAGCCATGAGGACATTCTCCTCTCTAGAAATTTCCTTTATTACTATATCAAAAAAAGTCTAATTCTTAAAGAGTTAGTGCATAGAAGTGCTTTAAAGTAATCGGACACGTAAAACTTTAGACAAAAATTCAAGTAATATTGATGTGGGTTGGCATTTCATGAAGGATGTTTTTGAAATGCCACATTTAATTATCAGAAAATTATATTTAATTTTAAAACATACTGTCTTACGGAGTGAGAAATTCCTCCAATTTTTCGCCGTTATATTTTGGCTTCAATCTGTTGTCTAAATTTTTCATTTTATTCCAATGTTCTTCATCGGTATAGACTATTATTTCTTTATTCGAATTTGGAACAAGTTTCTTAACCTCTTGCTTAATTTCATTCCCAATGTCCTGTCTTACATCATCTTTTAACATGACACCTACGATAATTCGGTCTTCCGTTGCTGCCACTTGTGCTTGTACAATTTGTGTTTTATTTTTTAATGCACGGGTTATCATTTCAGCTTCTTCATTTGTAAAAGGGTCAGAGTAACCAGTTTTAAAATTGGCATCCGTTCCTTTTTTCTGTTCACGTTGTGGATATTCCTTTTTATCGTTTTCCGCAATGGTACCTAGACGCTCTCTTTTCTCTTGTTCTGTTTCATAATGAATCGGTTGCGTAGACTGCTGATTGTCATTTTCAGCTTTGTCTGTTGGCTCATTTGTACAAGCTGTTGCTGCGCCAAGCATAAGAATGATAAATCCTAATTTTATCCGCATAAATAATACCTCCCTTTATGAATAGTTTGGATAAGAGAGGTATTTTTACACAGTAAATATAAGGCAATTTTTAATTTTTTCGTGAAAAATGCGGTAATGCTTCTCGCTTATGAGCAGAACGTTTATGCATCGCTTCAATTTTTTCTTGATCTTCTTTTGGTATAGCTTTTCCTTTCAAGTAAGCATCTATTGTTGCATAGCTTATACCCATTTCTTGCTCATCACTTTGCCCTTCCCAAAGATCTGCACTAGGCTGTTTAGTTCTAACAGATGATGGTATATCTAAATACGCTGCCATTTTTCTTACTTCCCCCTTTGTGAATTCCACAATTGGTAAGATATCGACACCGCCATCACCATATTTTGTAAAATAGCCTGTATACCATTCAGCAGCATTATCTGTACCGACAACAAGATAATTATAATTTGTTGCTATCGTATATAAAGTACTCATTCGTAGCCTTGCACGTAAGTTTGCTTGTGCTAATTGTGTATTTTGTTCCTCGTATACATGTTTATTTTCTAATTGGGTTTTAATCATTTGATACATGCTAGCATGTACTTCTGTTAAGTCAATCGTCATATAATCAATACCCGTTGCATCAGTAACAGCTTTCGCATCTTGCATCGTTGCATCACTCGTATTAATCGGCATAATAACACCTAGTGAATGATCAGGACATGCTCGTTTGATTAAAGCAGCAACAACTGCAGAATCAATCCCCCCACTAATACCTACCATTAATCCATTTACACCTGTTTTTTCCACTTGGGTTTGTAACCAACTAACGATTTCATCTACTTCTTGTTTCATGCTATCGCTCCTCATCTCAGTTAGTAGTTTTTTCCACAGTAATTACATGATTAAAATTCCGTCAAATGGCGATTTTTTATTAATATTTATTTTAACATTAAATACTAGAAATTGAAAAATGGTTGTCCGAGATCAATATTAAAATAGGATAAAGGGAAGCTGCTTTTTCACGATTTTGTCAAGGTCCGTCAGAGTTCTCCAGTTTGTACGTCGCTAAATGAACGTTACGCTTTTGTTCTTTATAGGTGATAGAAAAAGAGACGAGGATCATTTCGTCTCTTTTCAACAACCTATTCACTTTGTTGTTCATTATCTGATTGTTGCTCACTATTTGAATGAGACGAGGATGTAAAGCCAGGTGGCATTGGATAGGTTGCCCCATAAGCAAATGGTGGATACATATGAGTTGGTGTTTGCCACTCATATCCAACCGGTTGTGCTGAAGCTTCTTCTTCTTGGCTACGATACATTGACGGTGAACCCCATTGCATCGTATCATCACACCCGCAGTCATCATCCCAATCCATCATACTGCCATGATGATCGACATGAGAACCATAGTCATGGTGGTGCTCATAATGATGGTCATGCAACCCGTGATGCATATGGTGATGGTGATGTCCATGATGATCGTAATGCGGCATTGGATACATACCTACACTATGATATGGTAAAGGTGCCATCATTTGAAAAGGAATCTGCGGGTAACAAGGGTCCATTACATAACAACATAGCGGCACCATAGGTACGTGTGGCATTGGCATTGGTTTCGGCATTGGTTTCTCCTTAACCTTTTCTTTTTTTGGCTTTTCCTTTTTGACATGCTTCACTTTATGCTCGGGTTTTGCTGGCATTTGCGGAAAATTAATTGTCGTGTAGTTTTGAAATTCCTGCTCCATCACTGGCATCTGCATAATGGGCTGAACAGGCATTGCCGGCATAGATGGCATTGGCATTTTTGGTTTTGGCATTTTTGGTTTTTTCTTATCATCTTCTTTAATCACTGGCATCGGCTTTGTTTTCATTTCTTTATACGGATGCATCGGCTTTTCTTTCGGTTTCATTTGTTGTTTTTGCTTCACAGCTTTTGATGAACCTGGTATTTTAATTTTCATTCCCGGCATAATCATATCTGGACTAGAAATTTGGCTATTCAATTGCTTTAGCTCTTCAAAATCCACACCATATTGTTGAGCTATTTCCCACATAGTGTCCCCTTTTTGTACAATGTGTATCTTCAAAATTAATCAAACTCCTCTCTTGTCATATCTGGGCTAATTTCTCTATACCAACATATGCAAGGAAAGATTAAATGTTGATTAATTTAAGTCCACAGCCAAGCTATATAAATGGAATAGCTGTTATATTTATTTTTGACGTTTATTTACAATACTTAACGTGCATGTCAAAAAGATAAAAAAGCCTAAGGTCAACTAAGTCCGCGACGTGGAGAAAGAAGGACAGTTTTTCTGTATGCGTGTGTTCCTACTAAAGCTTTCCCTGTTCACTCGGATCGTTTTCTCTCATAATATTGTCAAAGTTAGTACAAGATGTTTGTAAAGAGAGGTACGGTCCCTTACATGGGGTTATATATGTTAACTTCGTTGGATAACCTCAAGCTAAAAATTTTTTACAGATTCTCACCAAATCCGCTATGTTTTTTTGCACCAATCTGTTTAACATTCTCTTAAAGCTTATCTAATTGATAGACGGGATACGTTCCAAGGATTGTAACCTGACATCCTAATGCTTCTAATTCCCCTTTCACACCGGGAAATAGAACATCATCATAAGGTTGATCTACATCCACAATAAAAAAATAATTGCCTAATCCTGTTTTCATTGGCCGTGATTCAATTTTTGATAGGTTCATTTTTCTCCAAGCAAAGGCAGATAACACTTGGTGAAGTGCTCCAGCAAAGTCACTTGGAAGTGTAATCAGTAAAGTTGTTTTTTCAGATTGTACAGGATGATTTATGTTCACACACTCTTTATTCTTACTCAACACGACAAATCGTGTGTGGTTATTTGGAAAATCGTGAATATTTTTTCGTATCATCTTCAGTTCATATAAATGTGCAGCCAACTGATTACCAATCGCTGCAATCGGTCCTTTTCGTTCACTAATCATTTCTGCTGCTTTTCCGGTTGATGATGAATAATGAATGGAAGCGTTCGGTAAATACTGATGTATAAATTGATGACATTGGGCGATAGCATGGCTATGAGAATGGACCTCCTTAATATCAACCAATTCACCTGAGAATTCTGGATGAACTAAAAGATGTTGCTGGATTGGTACAACAATTTCTGCCATGATGGGCAACCGCACTTGGTGGACTAAATAATCGACAGTTAATTGTACAGTCCCCTCAATCGCATTTTCCAGCGGCACAACACCAATATCTATTTTTTCTGCTTCTACAGCATCAATACACTCCGGTATGGTAGCAAAACTGTGCTTTCTATCTCCGTTAAATGCTTTATCTACTGCTAACTTTGTAAATGTTCCTTTTGGCCCTAAATAGCCAATCGTTGTTGCCACTGCTATATCCCCCTTATTTTTTCAATCATTATCTGAAGTATGAATTTTCTTACAACATATAGTTCGAGTAGCTAAACCGCTTGGAAGCGAACCAAGACGATTTGCTACCCCATGTTAACTGACGCTTTTTTATTTAAATAATCCTTAACCGCTAATCCATAAATTCAAACTCAAAATCTAAAATCCGCACTGTGTCCCCATCTTTTGCACCGCGTTTCCGCAGCGCTTCATCTACACCCATTCTTCTAAGCTGACGAGCAAAGCGCTGCACGGCTTGGTCATGATTAAAGTCAGTCATCTTAAACAGCTTTTCTAATTTTTGACCTGTTAACACATAAGCTCCATCATCATCTCTAGTAATCGTAAATGGTGTCTCTTCTTTATGGTATCGGTAAATTACTTTTTCTTTTTCCTCTGTATCTTCGTCGATCGCCTCTTTTGGAATTTCCTCAAGCTTATCCGCAATAGCAAATAATATATCGCGAAGCCCTTCCTTTGTTAGCGCGGATATTTCATATATTGGGTATTTACCTTGCAATTTTTCTTTGAACTTCGTAATATTCTCTTTTGCGCTCGGCATATCCATCTTGTTGGCTGCAATGATTTGCGGACGTTTCATTAACTTTTCATCATACTTCTCTAACTCCTGATTTATTTTCACAAAATCTTCATAAGGGTCTCTACCTTCCATAGCTGCCATATCAATCACATGAACAAGTACCCTTGTTCTTTCCACATGGCGTAAAAACTGATAGCCTAATCCAATCCCTTCATGAGCGCCTTCAATTAATCCAGGTAAATCTGCCATTACAAAACTGCGCTGGTCATTTGTGTCCACAACTCCAAGATTTGGCGTAAGCGTTGTGAAATGATAATCCGCAATTTTTGGTTTAGCAGCACTCACAACCGATAGAAAAGTTGACTTTCCAACACTAGGGAAACCGATTAATCCGACATCAGCAATTAATTTTAGTTCTACCTTAACCATTCGCTCCTGTCCCGGTTCGCCATTTTCTGCAATATCTGGAGCAGGATTTCTCGGTGTTGCAAAACGAGTATTACCTCTACCGCCACGTCCGCCTTTTGCGATAACCGCTTGCTGACCATGCGTTGTCAAATCAGCAATTACTTCATTCGTGTCTTCATCTATGACAGTAGTTCCCGGCGGTACAGAAACGATTAATGGACTAGCATTTTTTCCATGTTGATTTTTACTCATGCCATTTTCTCCACGTTTTCCTTTAAAATGACGATTATATCGAAAATCCATTAGCGTATTCAATCCTTCATCTACTTGAAAGATAACGTCAGCACCGTTACCGCCA is a genomic window of Virgibacillus proomii containing:
- the obgE gene encoding GTPase ObgE, whose amino-acid sequence is MFIDQVSVYVKGGDGGNGLVAYRREKYVPKGGPAGGDGGNGADVIFQVDEGLNTLMDFRYNRHFKGKRGENGMSKNQHGKNASPLIVSVPPGTTVIDEDTNEVIADLTTHGQQAVIAKGGRGGRGNTRFATPRNPAPDIAENGEPGQERMVKVELKLIADVGLIGFPSVGKSTFLSVVSAAKPKIADYHFTTLTPNLGVVDTNDQRSFVMADLPGLIEGAHEGIGLGYQFLRHVERTRVLVHVIDMAAMEGRDPYEDFVKINQELEKYDEKLMKRPQIIAANKMDMPSAKENITKFKEKLQGKYPIYEISALTKEGLRDILFAIADKLEEIPKEAIDEDTEEKEKVIYRYHKEETPFTITRDDDGAYVLTGQKLEKLFKMTDFNHDQAVQRFARQLRRMGVDEALRKRGAKDGDTVRILDFEFEFMD
- the nadE gene encoding NAD(+) synthase, whose protein sequence is MKQEVDEIVSWLQTQVEKTGVNGLMVGISGGIDSAVVAALIKRACPDHSLGVIMPINTSDATMQDAKAVTDATGIDYMTIDLTEVHASMYQMIKTQLENKHVYEEQNTQLAQANLRARLRMSTLYTIATNYNYLVVGTDNAAEWYTGYFTKYGDGGVDILPIVEFTKGEVRKMAAYLDIPSSVRTKQPSADLWEGQSDEQEMGISYATIDAYLKGKAIPKEDQEKIEAMHKRSAHKREALPHFSRKN
- the safA gene encoding SafA/ExsA family spore coat assembly protein, producing MKIHIVQKGDTMWEIAQQYGVDFEELKQLNSQISSPDMIMPGMKIKIPGSSKAVKQKQQMKPKEKPMHPYKEMKTKPMPVIKEDDKKKPKMPKPKMPMPSMPAMPVQPIMQMPVMEQEFQNYTTINFPQMPAKPEHKVKHVKKEKPKKEKVKEKPMPKPMPMPHVPMVPLCCYVMDPCYPQIPFQMMAPLPYHSVGMYPMPHYDHHGHHHHHMHHGLHDHHYEHHHDYGSHVDHHGSMMDWDDDCGCDDTMQWGSPSMYRSQEEEASAQPVGYEWQTPTHMYPPFAYGATYPMPPGFTSSSHSNSEQQSDNEQQSE
- a CDS encoding YhcN/YlaJ family sporulation lipoprotein, with the protein product MRIKLGFIILMLGAATACTNEPTDKAENDNQQSTQPIHYETEQEKRERLGTIAENDKKEYPQREQKKGTDANFKTGYSDPFTNEEAEMITRALKNKTQIVQAQVAATEDRIIVGVMLKDDVRQDIGNEIKQEVKKLVPNSNKEIIVYTDEEHWNKMKNLDNRLKPKYNGEKLEEFLTP
- the pheA gene encoding prephenate dehydratase, producing the protein MATTIGYLGPKGTFTKLAVDKAFNGDRKHSFATIPECIDAVEAEKIDIGVVPLENAIEGTVQLTVDYLVHQVRLPIMAEIVVPIQQHLLVHPEFSGELVDIKEVHSHSHAIAQCHQFIHQYLPNASIHYSSSTGKAAEMISERKGPIAAIGNQLAAHLYELKMIRKNIHDFPNNHTRFVVLSKNKECVNINHPVQSEKTTLLITLPSDFAGALHQVLSAFAWRKMNLSKIESRPMKTGLGNYFFIVDVDQPYDDVLFPGVKGELEALGCQVTILGTYPVYQLDKL
- a CDS encoding YebC/PmpR family DNA-binding transcriptional regulator; its protein translation is MAGHSKWKNIQRRKNAQDAKKGKIFMRHAKDIYTAAKQGGGDMTTNPSLRLAVEKAKADNMPNDNIDRAIKKATGTLDGVSYEELTYEGYGPGGVAVIVHVLTDNKNRTAADIRHAFKKNNGNLGENGSVSFMFDRRGYIVITDENHTIDEDELTLEALEAGAEDIQSQDGAYEIFTAPEELAAVVDHLKSAGYEIADSEVTLIPQTTTTVSENDVEKMLKLIETLEENEDVQDIHHNLELTD